Proteins from a genomic interval of Thamnophis elegans isolate rThaEle1 chromosome 2, rThaEle1.pri, whole genome shotgun sequence:
- the WNT10B gene encoding protein Wnt-10b produces MAPRNPHVNTCLFAACLCLWRGMLGHSSLGPKVLAESVLNSNAMCMTLPWLSRRQFGLCVRSPEVMASALQGIHLALHECQYQLQERRWDCSDLSRGGTVLLNSALLKRGFRESAFVFSLLAAGVTHAVATACSLGELQSCGCARQGTENQKLKLSQLQSLSRGKSPPPMPSSLWGQPSPQDTWEWGGCSADFGYAQRFARHFLDPRRKPRDAHARMQLHSHRVGRKVVSELSKRRCKCHGPSGSCQFRTCWLAAPDFRHVGSILRDRMDHAALSRLDNRNSGAFWPRLHSSHLAKHLIFYESSPDFCEPDPSLGSSGTHGRPCVKSSPQPNGCSSLCCGRGHNMLQEVRAQRCQCRFHWCCHVQCEECPSTEWVSVCK; encoded by the exons ATGGCCCCAAGGAACCCCCATGTGAATACTTGCCTTTTTGCTGCTTGCCTCTGCCTTTGGAGAGG aatGCTGGGCCACAGTTCCTTGGGACCCAAAGTGCTGGCAGAATCTGTTCTGAATTCTAATGCCATGTGCATGACCTTGCCCTGGCTGAGCCGACGCCAGTTTGGACTCTGTGTACGCAGCCCAGAAGTGATGGCTTCAGCCTTACAGGGCATCCACCTTGCCCTCCACGAGTGCCAATACCAGTTGCAAGAGAGGCGCTGGGATTGTTCGGACCTGAGTCGTGGGGGCACTGTGCTTCTTAACAGTGCCCTTCTGAAGAGAG GCTTCCGGGAAAGCGCCTTTGTCTTCTCCTTGCTAGCAGCTGGTGTGACCCATGCAGTGGCAACTGCATGCAGTCTGGGGGAACTACAAAGTTGTGGCTGTGCCAGACAAGGCACGGAGAACCAGAAACTGAAACTCAGCCAGCTGCAGTCTCTAAGCCGGGGCAAGAGCCCGCCCCCTATGCCATCCTCGTTGTGGGGACAGCCTAGCCCACAGGACACCTGGGAATGGGGTGGCTGCAGTGCAGACTTTGGATATGCCCAGAGGTTTGCCCGGCATTTTTTGGACCCACGAAGAAAACCCCGTGATGCCCATGCTCGGATGCAGCTACACAGTCACCGTGTGGGCAGAAAG GTGGTGTCAGAGCTGAGCAAGCGAAGGTGTAAATGTCACGGCCCTTCTGGAAGCTGCCAGTTTCGGACATGTTGGTTAGCAGCCCCTGATTTTCGCCACGTGGGTTCCATCTTACGGGATCGAATGGACCATGCCGCACTCTCGCGGCTGGACAACAGAAACTCGGGAGCCTTCTGGCCACGACTCCACAGCTCCCACCTGGCCAAGCACCTCATCTTCTATGAATCCTCCCCTGATTTCTGTGAGCCAGATCCGAGCCTAGGTTCCTCAGGCACCCACGGCCGCCCTTGCGTCAAGAGCAGCCCGCAGCCAAATGGCTGTAGCAGCCTGTGCTGTGGGCGCGGCCACAACATGCTGCAGGAGGTGCGAGCTCAGCGTTGCCAGTGCCGCTTCCATTGGTGCTGCCATGTGCAGTGTGAGGAGTGTCCTTCCACAGAGTGGGTTAGTGTCTGCAAATGA